The Pungitius pungitius chromosome 15, fPunPun2.1, whole genome shotgun sequence nucleotide sequence CCTGGATCTTCTCCACAGCCTCGTGGTCTCCGGCCTGCTGAGCTAGACCCAGAGCCTGCAGGTAGAACCTCACCGAGTCCTCCAGCCGGCCTGATGGACCACAGTCAGAACATCAGACCACAACCGTGGTCAGACCTACTTCAGCTGAACCCACGCCCACGTTCCCATGGAAACCAGGCTGACGGAGGCGTGTGGGGGTGGTTCCACCAAAAGTAGGTCAGACTCtgagacctttgacctctcctgACCTTTGTGCAGCAGGATGCCGGCCATGTTTCCCAGCAGCACGTGTTGGTCCGGGTGCCCGCTGCTGAGATCCACGGCGCGCTGGACCAGCGCCAGCGCGTCGTCGTGGCGACCCTGCAGGTCCAGGATGGTGGCCAGGTCGCTCATCAGCACCAGAGTCTGACAGGTGACAAGATGGTGGCACCGTTCAGGCGCCGTCTCAACGTTTCACGGGAATGTGTCTGAGCCGTTGTCCTACCTGTGGGTGGGTGTGTCCCTGCTCCTGGAGGCAGATGTCCAGAGCCTTCTGGTAGTCTCGTCCCGCCTGCTCCAGGTGCAGCGTTGACGCTCTGTATCGAGCCCGAGAGTCGAAACACAGACCGAGCAGGAGACGCGTGTCCTTCCTCagggcctcctgctcctctgaggacaACAGCAGCGGTACTTTAGAGTGTTTACTGTGTCTCTACGTGGACCCGTCggtctctctacctgtctgtcgtGAGGCAGGTGTCTCACCTGTCAGATCCTCTACAGCAGTTTCCTTATGTTTTTGCAGTTTGGCCTCCAGAGATTCTGTACAGAACCTGAAACCAATCTCTGCGAGCTccgccctcaaacacacacacacacacacagtcacctctttgacaggaagtgaggtcagaggtcagcgacCGGAACAGTTCAATCTTACTTGTTCTGTTCGGCGTAGATGGTGGTGAGTTTCAGAGACATCTCGATGACAGCGTTGTCATCCTGgaagagacaggaagtcagtgaggACTTGAACAGCTGactggacggacacacacacacacacacacctgaggcaTCCCTCCTGACAACATGAAGCTCATTGCTGCTTTGAAGAGTTTCTCTGCctgggaggaggaagaa carries:
- the ttc19 gene encoding tetratricopeptide repeat protein 19, mitochondrial; this translates as MAASGVRRAVLSQTLSRIRCSGGHVTLRGRYTGDGTTTSAVTSESLKGKRSACWVKVIKHDPIGRNFLNSLGGGGGGGGEGGGRGAAGGCLMAVVAFSLFSSADEDQRDEAQRKEDEMILLLKKAKLSVSRGQLEVASGFLHQAVVVAHQTHNHQAVIYAYSLMANLAYVQGQLDHAEKLFKAAMSFMLSGGMPQDDNAVIEMSLKLTTIYAEQNKAELAEIGFRFCTESLEAKLQKHKETAVEDLTEEQEALRKDTRLLLGLCFDSRARYRASTLHLEQAGRDYQKALDICLQEQGHTHPQTLVLMSDLATILDLQGRHDDALALVQRAVDLSSGHPDQHVLLGNMAGILLHKGRLEDSVRFYLQALGLAQQAGDHEAVEKIQEGLQEVKKRRSQESKEEEAKATEQ